The DNA sequence ttcaagCTGAATTGAACAGTGTCTGGTTAGATTTCCTGACCTATGTTAATGTCATTTAGACCCTCAGCCTTTCAGAATTGTCTTTTCTAATATATACCTTAATTACATAATGCTAATGGGAATATTAATGAAATTGTAAGATAAATAATTAAGGGATTCAGGAAATATTGAATAGTTCTCACACTAAAACAGTTAAATGAACTGTTTTTGCTCTCATCATCACACCCCTACACCTGTGGGTTCATTTTGAGTCTTAAACCCATAACACGGCAACACTGTGTCCTGTTCCACCCAGTTTTAATCTGTCCACAAGCTCACCTGCTGTTTTATTGCCCACCAGTAGGAGGGGCTGTTGTTATGGTAACAGTGAAATGCACCTTAGATATCTAAGTAATTCCCCCTGCTGCATGTAATAAAGGGaagttaaagctgctgtaggtaagattgtgaagatccaggactttgctaacaaatttgaacatcgacaacttctcagtccctcccccctttctgctgcagcccaaaccgtctcctaagcccctcccacacaacggagtgtgacagaactgccggcatgtcagacaacatgttcaataactaaacactaacacaacgttaactttactcaccaacagtaaaacgatgctaactagcaggctactgttagccatttcagcatcatatttcaatttcaattcaattcaatttcaattttatttatagtatcaaatcataacagagttatctcgagacactttacatatagagtaggtctagaccacactctataaattccaaaaccccaacaattacagtaattccctcaagagcaagcattagcagtggctattgcgacagtggcaaggaaaaactcccttttaggcagaaacctcggcaTATCAGACCATTACTATCGTTCCGTTACTATCATcttcaccaacgtagctttgtggacttttgactactaataaccaagtgaaagataaatcattcatggtaattatgttacctgtcgagaggaaatgtggctacatctgcatcgttcttcagattctttaaatcccggagctcacgccacctctgaaaagtcactccaatattcactggagttttggaaaacttttctgcagtTTGTGCGCAGGGaatgggggaggggagaaccctattatatgcgtgtgcgtgcatgagcagtgatggacaggcagatagacccccccctgtggccctgattggagaaaatcgaccgggagcggtggaattttgccaatcgcactacaggctgtaggaggtgccataggagctggatttttttatattacataattcatgtagttctactggaacatagggtcagtttcagcaaatatgacagaaagttagttttataagacttacctactgtaTCTTTAATGCTGATAAGACCTTTCTCTGCAATCCACACACTCAAATCTCTCCCCCCCCTTCTTATCTGTCCGGTAAATCATAATGTAtttgttgttctctctctctctctctctctctctctctctctctctctctctctctctctctccacacacacacacacacacacacacacacacacacacacacacacacacacacacacacacacacacacacacacacacacacacacacacacacacactatgtcaCTGTCACATGATTTTGGATTAGAATGAGCCTTACTTAGTACTTCTATTTGCATTTCACATGTTAAGCATTTTCTATATATAACTATTTGAGCACACCACTTCCTCCAGCAGATGCACTTTCTTTCTGAGAAACTTCTAAGCTTGCAACAATGTGACAACGATGCTGGGATGTCAAAGCTGTTCCTCATAGCATCTGCTCACTGATCTTGACTGAAATGATTCATGTCGATAAATCTGAAGCCTCCAGACTTCCTACGAAGCGGGCCTATTCAATGACCCAAACCCAGGTGCAGACGGTCACTAGGAGCGCTAGGCCGACTCTGAATCTGTACCAATATGATGCTTTGTTACAAGCAGAGCATTAACACGTTTGACTTCTGCTTTCACTTTCTGCTTCTACTATAACCATAGGCGTTTTTCATGTCAgtgtttataaaatattttgtaaCAAGGGTTATATATATGCATTATCTTCTCCCATACCATGGACACTGAGAActctcaattctgattggctagaatcAATTTCCCCTCCCTTTCCATCCTACTCTTATCCACCTTATTTACATCCTGTCTGCTTCTGTTTGGCTCTGGTAGAGTTGTGAATATGTTTGTTTTCGGAATGAGATATTACAAAGATTTAGAAGTCCAAATATAACCTTGTATAAACATGTTATACTTTTGGTACTTAGAAGGGTTGAAAATACTGTTAAGAAGAAGCCAGTCAGTGTTTTCCCTCATTTAATAAAGGTTGCATTTTgaaaacatctcacatttacttACAGTGTAGACAAATTCTATATCTGAATTCATAagtattgtgctgggcccttgATGACACAAGAAAAGGCgtgcaaagcaaaacaaagcatTCTCTGTATTGTACTCCACTGTAGACATGCAGCAGATGTGCAGCACTTCAAGGTGCTGCGGGACAGCAGAGGGCAGTATTACCTGTGGTCAGAAAAGTTCCCTTCTCTCCAACAGCTGGTGGAATATTACAAAAACACCTCTATCTCCAAACAGGGTCCAGTATTCCTACAAGAGATGGGACAACAGGTAGGAAAGCTACTCACGAGAACTTAACGTGAGTGATGCAGTATTTCACTTTTTCAAATTAAATACAATAAGTCAGGGAACAGAATGTTTTAGAAAAAGTTGATATTAATTATTTTGTGCCTCAACAGCAACGAGGAGGCTCAGACAGTTTACCGCCTCTCCCCGCTCCTCCACTCTCCGACTGCCCACCTACACCTGCACCACGACAGGTATTCAACAGTACTGTGTCTCACTATGTTGTTCTTCTGTGTGTACACTGATGGGTATGTGCGTGCTGTCTGAATGATTGTGTAAACATACTATATGTCCCTGTCCAGCAATTTTTGTGCATATTTTTAGAAGGGTCAACAAATCCATTCCATTTACAATACTCTGGtcatgtgtgttgtatgtgatgtgtgtgtgtgtgtgcatgtgtgtgtgtgtgtgtgtgtatggtagtTAGGTGACTTGAACTTTAAATTTCATCTGCTGTACCGTACGCTGTATTTGGGTGTCTCCAAAATGTCGATGCCTAGAAAAAAGTTGGCGACCTTTTTTTtaagcatgttaaaaaaaaggggttttATGAGCATTAAAAGCTGAATagtctattttgcagcggcaccgtgccTTCGTCTGACgcatagcgccgcccaagacgattatgATTGCTTaacagaaatgccaataaaccacagcacgtttttctagccagaccctcctccacagcactgtggaggaaggtctggcaatgcgagactaaaagCTGAACATTTTTTATCATCGAATGGTGAAACTTATTTGAAAACTAAGACAAAGTGGCAGTTGTTGGCTCAGGAGGTAGACATGTCCCCATGTCAAAGTATCCTCGGGCAGGACACTGAACCCCCCCAAAGTGCTCCCGATGGTCAGAACAGCACTTTGCATGGCACTGTAGCTCAGTTTGAGAGGCCAATTTTGAagtgctttggataaaagtgcaGCCATTTGCCTTTATAACTACCCAGCTTGAATTTCCATAGTTTTCAGTGGACACAATTGGAATCAAGTGATGATTTGGAACAACTAAAGCCTCTCaaaaacagattttaaaaatacaatGTGTCCATCTACAGTTTAAAAGGGGTTGCAACATAGAAAagcattatattttatatatatacatttatatatatatatatatacatttatatatatatatatgtatatatatatgtgtatatatatgtatatatatatatatatgtgtatatatatatatgtatatgtgtatatatatatatatatatatatatatatatatatatatatatatatatatatatatatatatgtgtatatgttaaCAGGGTCACACATTCAATAGCCTTCACAATTATCTTTCAAATATATTCATGTGAAAGGGTTTCCATGAAATTGTCCTGAGAAATTATACATTGATCCAAAACCAAAAATGACAAAGCTTCTGTAATAAAAATACAGGTTCAAAGTATGTAGTGTTCTAACAATTTCTAACTTAagacacacttttttttgtcaaattaaaACCTAGCATGACACTGTCTAGAAATCTCAGCACACaataaatgaaattgaaacCTAATGCTCTAATATTGTACCCTcccaaaacatttttgacacaCGGTTCATGGAGTTTGTGCATCCGTCTGTGTCTCatcctgtctgtcctctcttGGCACAGCACAAAGCCTCCTCCAAGCTGCAGGTCAGAGCTCTGTACAGTTTCCACGCTGAAGAGAAGGACGAGCTGGAGTTCAACGCCGGCGATGTCATCAAGGTCCTGGAGAGCTCTGACCAGGCCTGGTGGAAAGGCCTGCTGAGGGGCAAAACAGGCCTGTTCCCATCCAGCTACACCCAACCCATCTGAGAggaacacatgcaaacacatgcaaTATTGCCATTACTTTTTATCCAAACATATGCCTAAAGCTAATAACCGTAACCTCAACCCTGACTTACAGTAAGTCACAACCCTGAAGCTAGCAGCAGAAGCCTGTgtttaaaaaagtgtttaatGTCTAGAAGAAAAATGAAGACTAACTTCTTTGTTAAGACaaacgcacgcatgcacacacaaaaacgccacacacacacacacacacacacacaccacacacacacacacacacacacacacacacacacacacacacacacacacacacacacacacacactttctgtttctgttctgtCCTGTACAATAGGATGTATAGGAGATATAATAGGAGGACTAAACATGATGAGTTTAGTTTAAGATGTGTGTCGATATCAAgcgttacatatttattttcaaattgtTATATTTGAACAGTAAAAACAGTGATGGACATTATCATTGAGAGCTGactatacatttaaaaaattattaaCATATTATCTTGACCTGTCctttccagtggtggaatgttacagtttttttcgattgctaaacgacagtgggcacaactggagtcacatgtgcaaaactcaaactacagtctgcactaccaacagtcacctgagctaaacagttcacatcacctgcaaaactcattcaaagcaacacaactcttaacacacgtctcaaacagtatgcgcaggcctcactgagataacacacactgtcactcagaacacactgagggtaaaaacactagcatcaaacgccaatacagaaattacaaactatctcatctttacagtttgaacaattgtgacttgacactactcaacagtttatttaaggaacaaatatagattgtatagaataccaatttttacataaggtaaacaagaaggaatgaaaatcagcagttttcttcaataaagtattttgtctctagtaatttatggaattactggggaaaaaaactaaaggtacataacagtaccaaagaatagtgtgactaatcctgcctctctccagcatcatgtggatATTGGatatctgcatcatctctaaatactaatgaatgtggtgtttctattgctttcacttccattactttctgaaaaacagtaagaacgcagttttaatATTGTAAAGaaatagtgtttttcacttttttttatagctgtgtacataacctcagacatcttaccaggacatattggtatctttgctcttttacctgtttctctcaaacagtacagtgtagaattgtttcattcttatttggtgtttgtatacaaaaaaagactttctgacatttctctgtataaataccgtatatgttcactaactagtctaaaacaagactcctgcttaggctttcagctaaaattgcaatcagcagtgtttgataggcaccagtaagaaatctattctgttttgaatgtgtggttaacagttttgacagcagtgtgttagcatttgaacaaagtgctggaAATCTACAgcgttgtgcacgttgtggttaaagtcatgggataagtgtgtagagttttgaaaactgtgttcaagtaatgaaaaatgaactagagtttgatccacatgaactgctgctgtggagactgtagttagagttttacacatgtgactccagttgtgcc is a window from the Perca fluviatilis chromosome 1, GENO_Pfluv_1.0, whole genome shotgun sequence genome containing:
- the grap2b gene encoding GRB2-related adapter protein 2b; this encodes MEATAKYDYEAAAGDELSFKKGERLKILKTTGNWYKAELHGLEGCVPKNFINIDLPSWYQEDCSRSDAEEKLMQQPVGAFLIRGSQNVAQGDFSVSVRHAADVQHFKVLRDSRGQYYLWSEKFPSLQQLVEYYKNTSISKQGPVFLQEMGQQQRGGSDSLPPLPAPPLSDCPPTPAPRQHKASSKLQVRALYSFHAEEKDELEFNAGDVIKVLESSDQAWWKGLLRGKTGLFPSSYTQPI